From one Humulus lupulus chromosome 8, drHumLupu1.1, whole genome shotgun sequence genomic stretch:
- the LOC133797754 gene encoding uncharacterized protein LOC133797754, which translates to MELERGVQRWAVDISNWDPNAQKFSFALSLLPPTFNHHTSITRFVGLEDRKRALVSRLLQYALVHQVLGIPYDEIVIERTLEGKPYLEYGNVCEEFPNFNFNASHHGDYVAIASEPLCLVGLDIVSLVIPWKETVEDFIQSFASYFSSLEWDNIVSAGTSDDILVEFFRYWSLKEAYVKALGSGVSYDLEKVEFHHSNWRNISVKISGRDMPEWRFWLSELGKGHLVSVARGHPRSATESYKKTLKCTELDEEEYSKGLHLPNVDFVFLTVEEVIQILCKEVDSIPRIPNANNLEETGDVQLPAL; encoded by the exons ATGGAATTGGAAAGAGGAGTTCAGAGGTGGGCAGTTGACATTTCAAATTGGgacccaaatgcccaaaaattTTCCTTTGCTCTCTCTCTTCTACCTCCCACTTTCAACCACCACACCTCCATTACCAG ATTTGTTGGACTGGAAGATAGAAAGAGGGCACTTGTGAGCCGGCTACTTCAGTATGCTCTTGTACATCAAGTGTTGGGAATTCCTTATGATGAAATTGTGATCGAGCGCACACTGGAAGGGAAACCATACCTG GAATATGGGAATGTTTGTGAAGAATTCCCCAATTTCAACTTTAATGCATCGCATCATGGTGACTATGTGGCTATAGCTTCTGAACCTTTATGTCTTGTGGGGTTGGACATTGTGTCTCTTGTCATTCCCTGGAAAGAGACAGTTGAAGATTTTATTCAAAGTTTCGCCTCTTATTTTTCGAGTTTAGAATGGGATAATATAGTTTCTGCTGGCACTAGTGATGATATTTTGGTTGAGTTTTTTAG ATATTGGAGTCTGAAAGAGGCTTATGTCAAAGCATTAGGAAGTGGAGTATCATACGACTTGGAAAAAGTGGAGTTTCATCACAGTAACTGGAGAAATATTTCTGTCAAAATTTCTGGGAGGGATATGCCAGAGTGGAGATTTTGGCTTTCTGAGCTAGGAAAAGGACATCTG GTATCGGTAGCAAGGGGTCACCCAAGATCAGCCACTGAGAGTTACAAGAAAACACTAAAATGTACAGAGCTTGATGAAGAGGAATACAGTAAAGGTCTGCATCTTCCAAACGTAGATTTTGTCTTTCTAACTGTAGAAGAAGTCATTCAAATTTTATGTAAAGAAGTTGACAGCATACCCAGAATTCCTAATGCCAATAATTTAGAGGAAACAGGTGATGTACAGTTACCAGCATTGTAA